TTCCGGCTGTCAGGACAAAAGCTCTCTGCCCCTGCGACTCAACTGATCGCTGGGCAACATCGGAACGGAAGTATTCCGGTTTTCTAGAGCGCCTCGACCGAAAACTCGGACCTCCACTTTGCTTCATTTCCGAAGTTTCCGACGACCGCGAAATCTCGAAACCCGTCAAGTTCAATAACTCGGAACGGTACATTTCAGCGGCTGCAAGGTGCTTGCTCTCGAAAGCGTATGCTTTCTGAGCTTCTTCAATCATTCTTGCAGAATGCACATACCCTTTTGACCGGCTGAGCACTGAAAGCTCTGCAAGACGGTCTAATATTTGATCTTCATCCAGACCGACGGTTTTTTTGAACGATCCGTGCTGTGTAACGTTTGGCATCCCGATTGACTCTGAGAAGACGTTGAGTGATGCGCGACCAAGCCCACCCCCGGGCCTCGGCTGACGCAAAAAGACATGAGCAAATACCCACCCGATGTCGGAGAGTCGACCAACTGTCGCCAAATTGGCGGAAAAGCGCCTTTTGCTCACTCTTGGTGGATGCAAACACGTCTATGTGGCCATTCCCAAAAGAGCGGAATCGGACACCAAGCTGCTGAAAAAGCGTCTGACTTGCACCCGGCGCTGAGTTTCTTCGCACATAGTCACCAGCCACCGAAAACCGACGCAATTATCACCCAGGAACTCAGAACGATCCACGTTCCGGTGATAAGCCAGAACATCCAAGGTCGAGTCGCCCGATCAATCGGCTCAACAATATCGGCGCGCCCGGATCTTAGTGCCAGCCATGTCCAGATCAGGAACAGCACGCCCCAAAACACCTGTAAATCCATGATCACGGCAAGCCATACGCAAACCAACGCGATCAGCGACTTCCAGGCCACTCCCACAGGCGTGCCGTTGGCGCTTGAATCCGATCTTTCGCCGACCGCAGCGCCGTTTGGATCCAGAGTCTGGATCATAAAATGAGCCCCTTGCCGGTCTGATACCAATACGCGGCCCTCCGGCAGGTCATTGTGGTGCTGCCCGGACCGCGCCTCGATTTGCCGTAGGGTATCGCCGACCGATTTGACGCCAAAACACGGCATCCAATAGCGAAACTTTCCACGAATATCCTCGGGCACCTCTTCGGCCCAGGCAACAACTGTTCCGTCGGGATGGCGTATATCATAGCGCGGCCATGGGCTTGCTGAGCTTTTCTCAAAGCGCCACCCGAACAGGTCCGCATAGAATGGCGCGATCAGCGCTATGTCAGGAACGTGGTGAAAGCGGCCTATGATCTTACCAGCGCCTGGGGCACCGGTCTGGATGTCAGGTCCTTCGTACATCGTAAACCCCGCGCCGGACGGGTCCCGAACCAACGCGATACGGGCCGCTTCACTGAAGGGTTGGGGCTCAACTTCGATGATGACCCCCTCGTGTGTCCGAGCTTGTTCGACCTTTGCGTCCAGATCATCAACATGGATGTAGGACATCCAAAATGATGGCATGTTCATTTTCGCCAAACGATCCGGCATCGGGAAGATTGCTGCAACCTCCTGACCGCCGATGGTGGCAAATTCATACGCCTGTTCTTTGCCAAAGGACCAATTGAAAAATTCAGCATAGTCCGTTCTGGCAGTGCGCATGTCGTAGGTGGACAGGTCCGTCCACAGAAAATGTCCGTTTGCCATCGCGCCCTCTGACCCGTTTCAATACCTATCCGAGCTATGACCGGGGCAGCGCCCTGTCCAGAGGCAGCACTATACGCAGATTGCTTTAATGCCCTTCCCCCCGCACCAGCACATCCAACATGCCCGAGATATCTTCGATCTCTTCCGCGATCACATGAGTCACCGAATGCGCCCGCTGCATCCGACCTGTCACCTTCAGCAAACGCCCTGAAATCACCGCGCGACGGAATTGTTCGTAGATTTTGCGCCACACCACCACATTCACGATCCCGGTCTCATCCTCAAGCGTCAGAAAGATCACCCCCTTGGCCGTCCCCGGCCTTTGCCGCAGGATCACCAGCCCGGCCACGGCCACCCGCGCGCCCTCGGGCGGTGCAGTTAACTGGTTTGAGGGCAAACAGGATGGCGGGCGCGGCCAGCCCTGGTTTGGCGCGACAGTGCGAACAGGAGCAACAAGCATGAGAACAAAGATAGAACAAACGCAAGGAAAGTCCAGACACGGCGCGATGAGTCGCAAATGAGGCTGGAAAGACCTAAATGCCTTGACTAAGGAAGATTCGAACATCGCAAAAGGAAGACGCACGCAATGGCAAAGATCACCTATGTCGAGCACGGCGGTACCGAACACACTGTCGAGGTCGCCAACGGACTGACCGTCATGGAAGGGGCCCGTGACAACAACATTCCCGGCATCGAAGCCGACTGCGGCGGCGCATGCGCCTGCTCGACCTGCCATGTCTATGTCCACCCCGACTGGGTAGAGAAAATCCCG
The genomic region above belongs to Ruegeria sp. HKCCD4315 and contains:
- a CDS encoding 2Fe-2S iron-sulfur cluster-binding protein; the encoded protein is MAKITYVEHGGTEHTVEVANGLTVMEGARDNNIPGIEADCGGACACSTCHVYVHPDWVEKIPGKDDMEEDMLDFAYEPDPARSRLTCQIKVTDALDGLVVQMPEKQI
- a CDS encoding OB-fold nucleic acid binding domain-containing protein: MLVAPVRTVAPNQGWPRPPSCLPSNQLTAPPEGARVAVAGLVILRQRPGTAKGVIFLTLEDETGIVNVVVWRKIYEQFRRAVISGRLLKVTGRMQRAHSVTHVIAEEIEDISGMLDVLVRGEGH
- a CDS encoding VOC family protein, with product MANGHFLWTDLSTYDMRTARTDYAEFFNWSFGKEQAYEFATIGGQEVAAIFPMPDRLAKMNMPSFWMSYIHVDDLDAKVEQARTHEGVIIEVEPQPFSEAARIALVRDPSGAGFTMYEGPDIQTGAPGAGKIIGRFHHVPDIALIAPFYADLFGWRFEKSSASPWPRYDIRHPDGTVVAWAEEVPEDIRGKFRYWMPCFGVKSVGDTLRQIEARSGQHHNDLPEGRVLVSDRQGAHFMIQTLDPNGAAVGERSDSSANGTPVGVAWKSLIALVCVWLAVIMDLQVFWGVLFLIWTWLALRSGRADIVEPIDRATRPWMFWLITGTWIVLSSWVIIASVFGGW